The Dendropsophus ebraccatus isolate aDenEbr1 chromosome 2, aDenEbr1.pat, whole genome shotgun sequence DNA segment taaagttGGCCAAAAATATTAAACTTGGTAATGAAGACACAAGTCAGTAATTTTACAGTAGAAAATATAATCTGATTTTGCTGTCTAAAATATGTGGGGGCTTCACAAAATATCATAGTCATTTGTTAGGGAGAACAATGTTCCTTATGCTTTACAAGGTGaacacttatacagtatacagagggtTAAATTTTAAAGCTGTTGGCCactttttatcattttattttttaacaataaGACACTTTATACCTCTGCCGCCTgattgtttggccatcagttTTTAAAGGTGTATTGCTGCCTTTATTCTTTGCTGCAGCCCTGTTCAGTAGCTCAGCCCCATCCACTTCCCAATATCCCTGTGCTGCTAGATGGCTCCTTTGTCCCCTGTGGACAATCATGTGACAAATAAAccacaaagaaagaaaaacagaGATTAGAGGGGagtgaacctagagcatgctcgagtccatcctaacccaatcgttcagcatttgattagcggtggctgctgaagttggataaagccctaaggctatgtggaaaacatggatatagtcattggctgtatccatgttttccagacaaccttagagctttccataacttcagcagccccagctaatcaaacagCGAACGatcgggctcggatggactcgagcatgctcgaggttcactcgaggttcactcatctctaacagaGGTATGTCATAATTTTATAAAGCACACCAGTGAAAAATATcagcaaaaatatatacaaatcatTATTATTACATGTCAGATATCccaaaaaaatacatagaaaatacACAAAAAGAGCATGAGTACGcaaacccaattaaaaaaaaaagaaaaaaaaaagaaattcccaTCTGGGGGACCTATCTAATACAAAGGTTCCCTAGGACCCACCACATCCAATACAGACTAACTCCTATTAACCCCCTACTAGCCAATGGAAGGTAAAGTCAGTGTAGCAGGTAAATACCAATAAATAAAGTGCCATAGTGCTGTACAAATAGAAAAAAAGCAATACAATGAAAAGTGCTTAGTGTAACAAAGTCACTATAACAAAACAATGTGGTAAGGAGTGGAGTTGTAAGGGTCCAAGCACACCCTACATGTTGCATTCAATGATTGATGGCATGGAGGCGATTTGTATTTCTCTAAACTGGTTTGTCAACCTGAACACCAGCAGTGATTAGAACAAAGTTGATTGAAAATTGTAGACAAGAGTGGCTGTGTGATGATGGTTAATTGTAgactgtgtgttttttctttttttccttttactgcTTAAGCtatatttatatttcttttttcCGTTTGCACTGAATCTTTAAAATACAAATATGAGACTGCTTCCAGTGTCTCTGTGCTTATTTGTATCATAGCAACAGGAGCTGGCATAGCAAGGGGCAGAAACTGGCTTGGCTCTTGGGATTGTTCACATTGTGcccattaaaatttttttttaaaacaaacatatatatatatatatatatatatatatatatatatatatatattatatatttatttttttttattatagtggtgccttggattacgagcttaattcgttccaggaccgtgctaaTAATCCAAATCTTCTCTTAACCAAAGTAAATTATCccttaagaaatcactgaaatgcagacagttggttccacaccccaaaaataatgatttttttaaaattctgtataacatgtagaacaggtgaaacaaacaatgagaaacagatgaatatgtgatattataagttactgtacagtatagcaattagcatgtggagtataatgtatagtaagtgcataaacctgaatgGAGATaaatacagaatggagatgcaggtacccacaatgcagtagcatagtacaacaggctagaatagagaagctgggctgctgtcagaggtctctgtggtcacatgacagcaatggggaaggtgtgtgtgttcagcatggaccaatcaggtagTGAAaatcacagctgtgcaggaggacagagacagaaactttatatacagcagtttgaatggctgagtgtaagtgcaggcacattatagcagtagtgtgtatagccgagtttTTATAGcatgaatggagaggatggggaaaaCGAGGGCTAacagagaatgcagggagcatgaaggaatgagcaggatatatgtgggcacatacatgcagcactctctgtccggggagagaggtgttacagctatggagagatttcctccacagtcctgtcccctgatgaaagccccagcctgaagtggatctgccagtatttggaaggtgagggagacttcctgcgtcagagtacagtgctgtagaccaccctgtgcaggccatgcccctcccccactcctgctcccacccagtacagggagctcttaaaccaaagactTGCTCgtaaacaaagttacaatttaaaaaaaactctaagctcttcttgcaaaacgctgttaatccaagtaactcttaaaccaCGGCATCACTGTATATCTCAAATAGAACAAAGGCTCTCACATGTCTGTAATAGCAGAAAAAAAGTTTTGTGTTAAAATGTATGGGGTTTTTTTTAGATCTATTTGGTAAAAAATAGGTTTGACTATTTCTGGAAACACCTATCAGTTTGATTATAAACAGTacaatctatatatttttcttatttttcctcAGCAATAATTAGATTTTCACTAAACAGTCTTTATATGTATATTATTGAGTGtctaaaggctgcattcacacgttccaatgTTGCGCACAGAACACGGATGTGAAATGCcagtaacggacttctccccctgccccgggcagcatctgtgataagatgttgGGAGCGGGAAAACTGTACAGAAATGCaccacgctgtaatgaatcagacgcatggctctgtcattacagcgtggcgcatatctttacagttcccctgctcccagcatcttattacagatTCTGCCCGGGCCTGGGAaaaagtctgttacaggcattccacgtcagtGTTctgtacggaacgtgtgaatgcagccttaaaataTTTGATGTCTTTGTTTCATAATAACCTTGTAATTTGTTTTTTAGGCAATCATGGCCCACAAAGATTGATGTTCCACAAGATTTGGATGATGACCTGACAGCCTCTCCAATAGCTCATGTGGCTGGTCCACCAACACCAGCACGCAGCGCAGAAAATGTACTAAATGGCCATAGAAATAAAGGCCTTGTGGAACCACTGAAAAAGGAGGATGTGCCAGATTTTTCTGGCCCAACAGCCTCCGGAATACCTCCTGTTGCCATGAACCCATCAACAAGTGGGAGAAAATGCCTTTTCAGAGTtgaagaagatgaggaggaagacGAAGAAGATAAGAAGCCTATTCCACTTTCCACACAAGTTGTTTTGCGCCGCAAGCCCTCGGTTACAAATCGCCTAACGTCTAGGAAGAGTGCCCCAGTGCTCAACCAGATCTTTGAAGAAGGAGAGTCTGATGATGAGTTTGATATGGATGAAAATCTCCCCCCAAAGCTAAGTAGATTAAAAATGAACATAGCATCTCCTGGTACTGTGCATAAAAGATACCACAGAAGGAAAAGCCAGGGTCGGGGATCAAGCTGCAGCAGCTCAGAAACAAGTGATGACGACTCTGAGAGCAGGAGGCGGCTCGATAAAGATAGTGGCTTTACCTATTCTTGGCACAGGAGAGACAGCAGTGAAGGTCCACCAGGAAATCAAGGcgatggaggaggacagagtaaaccAAGCAATGGAAGTACAGGTGTTGACAAAACTAGTCCAAGTGATAACAAGGGAGGTGGCAGTCCATCCAATACTTCTGGGGGCAACAACAACAATTCCTCTGGAAACAGCCGTAACTGCTCTGGTTCTGGAAACTCAATGCAACAGTCACCAAGAAGCGCAGGAGAACTCGTAGAAAGCCTGAAACTTATGGGTTTGTGTTTGGGCTCCCAACTCCATAATGGAGCCAAGTATATCATTGACCCTCAAAATAATCTGTCATTCTCAAGTGTCAAAGTGCAGGAGAAGTCCAGCTGGAAGATGTGCATTAGCTCCAATGGCACTGCCAGTAAGACCGCACCTACTGGCAGTATAAAATTATTCTCTGACCAAATGTCAGACACTGCTAATGAACTAGAACTCCTGAAGAGCAAGAACTTCAAGAACAATGTTTTACAGCTACCTCTTTGTGAAAAAACAATATCCGTGAATATCCAGAGGAATCCCAAGGAGGGGTTACTATGTACCGCTAGTCAGGCCAGCTGTTGCCATGTCATTTAATAGTCGCTCGATGTACATAAGTGTGACACCATTGTTCAAGGCTGAGAACAGTTACTGTTTTTTGTCTATGCCATTTTGTcgtcttattattattttttttaaagtgggctTCACAAGCAGTTATTTATTacgattttattttaattttgccaGGTAGTTCGGCGGCACGTTGTATATCTATGCAGGCTGCtcgctgacactttttttttttttttttttttgtagctcaTTCTGAATATTTTTACTGTGTAAATTTCAATTGTTTTaacgaaaaacaaaaagaaatcacTTTGAGTGTGACCTTCACACATACTTTGTGAGGAGCACTTACAAATCTCAATTTCAGCACTTAAGCTAAGGAGACCTTTTTTAGATTTCCTTATTTTTCGCATAATTCCAGTCCTGACTATTGTGATTGTGGCGTACTATTGTGTGTCTGAGAGAGAACCAAAGCAATAATGTTTTGTTGTTGAAAACTCCCATAGGGTGGTCTCGTATATTCCAAGGCTTGCACGAATTAAACATGCAATGAAATACAGTGTTTTAACACATCAAGTCCCTCTTTTGTCTTACAAATATAAGAATTTACTTTGAACCAGCCTCAAATACTTAGTATTGACCCCAAAGTTTATGGCAACCTTCACTTCTGTTTTTACACAAATTAAGACAATCCTTATTTCTTTCCCCATCCTGCAAGTGCAGGTGTAATGGAAAAATGTTTGTGGGTTTGATTCCATTAAACAGTTTCCTTTAATACCTGATGAACAATTTTTGTGTGGTTGTTTACAATACCAGGTTGGCCCCAGAACCCTTTAGCGCTTTTATCGATAAACAGTTATGTGTAGTATTTTTCCATATAGGATCTTGTAATGTAAATTATctataaatataatttaaaaaaaaaacaaaaacagatgttACTTTCAATTAGAGCAAAACGTTAAGGGTTCTAGAAGTGTTTTAGTTCTGCTTTGTATGAAGAAATGTATCTAGTTCTTAATAAGTCACTCTTGCTTAATGTTTGCTACAGTTACATAATACAGAATTACCCCCTTAGCCCCCGTGATACTGTTTTACAGTAAATAAGTTAAATTACTGCACCGTCTAGAAAGTTGAAAAAAAGtctttgtgggaattttttatgaagatttttaatttaattacTTTTAAAAACATACTTAAATGAATATCATAGGTTAAACACAATTGCCCAGGCCTATCAAGCTGTCAAAAATCAGACAGATGGCAAACAATTGCTTCTCAGCTCTGTTCTCAGAATGgattgtgattggttgttatctgGCTGAGACAAAAATGTGTTTGATCAATCTGGGCCAATGTTGATTTTAAATCCAATGTGTTGTTCTGAATCTCTGAATTTTGAGCTCTAAACTTCCTGGAAAATGTATAAATAGAAGAAAAAGTAAGTGAGCCCTTTGGAATAAGCTGCATTGATTACTAATTAAATGTGGTCTGGTTTTGttataaaaaatgttataaaaatgtAACCTAAGGGGTCATTTACAATTACAGACAGTGCTTTATGGAACAGAATTTGGGAGCTctgtgcagctgtgtcagtacagtagtaacaaagatttaaacttttaaagcTCCGGGAAACAGAGTTCTGAATTCCGTTGAATACCACATAATCTGTATATACGGATCTTGCTTAGATCATGTAAATGACCCCCTCAGTTGTAACAACAAGAATATTTAGTAAACATCCATGGTGCAGGGAGAATGAGTGAAACCATAAATATAATAACCTGTAGTTCCCCATTTAGCAGTAATCAATTAACCATATGTTTCCTGTAACAGAaaataggatttaaaaaaaaaaaagaaacattcaaAACTAATTTTTCACCATTTGtgcctgaaatttttttttatattcctgAGTTGCCTAGTGGGCAAAGCTTTCTTCTGGTCATGCCAAAGCATATTGATAGGGTTAAGGTCTGAACTCTGACTTTCTATTCCAAAACACCAGTTATCATCtttatttaaatgggcactgtgttatagtgacatatcaaaagttttcttaGAGCGTTAACTCCGGGCTCTGTTGCTCCTAATCGAGACAGCTGCATAATGTAATGGTTTATTTACAGACAGATTCTGAcagttttttgaagccaaagccaggaatggatttgaaagaaaaaagagaaatcagtctttttatgacctgttctctgcttatagtctgttcctggctttggctttaaaaatatggcaaataatctggcagataatctgtgtaaacacaccattactctTTTAAACCATCTCACTAACATAGACACAGAGCTTGTTCTACTTTTTGGTCGCAGCCTAAACACTCAGACTTCAAACcaataaaaacttctgacatgtcaaaagttgttaaaAATGACAGGTACTTGTTACCTATCCCTTTAGTTGATTTTTGTTCTTTGAGTCATTGCCGTGTTGCATCACCCAACATCTCTTCAAAGCATATCAACAAAAGGTGACCTCCAGGTGAATTCCTTGTTCCCATCTAGCTTAGTAACATATagttacaggctatgttcacactgcgtatgaatcagtccgtagtgcgaaccgcgaatatacgcacgtggttttgaggttgatgcatacgcttggaagtatacgatatacgcccgcacagcgcacactacgtatgagcttacggccggattgtatacggcgccgtgaaaaatgaacaagaccattgtttaaggacggaaatgttgaaactccgtggatttccatgcggtcccgtacgaagtacttat contains these protein-coding regions:
- the SNRK gene encoding SNF-related serine/threonine-protein kinase isoform X1, producing the protein MAGFKRGYDGKIAGLYDLDKTLGRGHFAVVKLARHVFTGEKVAVKVIDKTKLDTLATGHLFQEVRCMKLVQHPNIVRLYEVIDTQTKLYLILELGDGGDMYDYIMKHEEGLSEDLAKKYFAQIVHAISYCHKLHVVHRDLKPENVVFFEKQGLVKLTDFGFSNKFQPGKKLTTSCGSLAYSAPEILLGDEYDAPAVDIWSLGVILFMLVCGTPPFQEANDSETLTMIMDCKYTVPKHVSKECKDLITRMLQRDPKRRASLEEIENHPWLQGVDPSPATKYNIPLVSYKNLSEEEHNSIIQRMVLGDIADRDAIVDALETNKYNHITATYFLLAERILREKQEKEIQTRSASPSNMKAQFRQSWPTKIDVPQDLDDDLTASPIAHVAGPPTPARSAENVLNGHRNKGLVEPLKKEDVPDFSGPTASGIPPVAMNPSTSGRKCLFRVEEDEEEDEEDKKPIPLSTQVVLRRKPSVTNRLTSRKSAPVLNQIFEEGESDDEFDMDENLPPKLSRLKMNIASPGTVHKRYHRRKSQGRGSSCSSSETSDDDSESRRRLDKDSGFTYSWHRRDSSEGPPGNQGDGGGQSKPSNGSTGVDKTSPSDNKGGGSPSNTSGGNNNNSSGNSRNCSGSGNSMQQSPRSAGELVESLKLMGLCLGSQLHNGAKYIIDPQNNLSFSSVKVQEKSSWKMCISSNGTASKTAPTGSIKLFSDQMSDTANELELLKSKNFKNNVLQLPLCEKTISVNIQRNPKEGLLCTASQASCCHVI
- the SNRK gene encoding SNF-related serine/threonine-protein kinase isoform X2, which translates into the protein MLVCGTPPFQEANDSETLTMIMDCKYTVPKHVSKECKDLITRMLQRDPKRRASLEEIENHPWLQGVDPSPATKYNIPLVSYKNLSEEEHNSIIQRMVLGDIADRDAIVDALETNKYNHITATYFLLAERILREKQEKEIQTRSASPSNMKAQFRQSWPTKIDVPQDLDDDLTASPIAHVAGPPTPARSAENVLNGHRNKGLVEPLKKEDVPDFSGPTASGIPPVAMNPSTSGRKCLFRVEEDEEEDEEDKKPIPLSTQVVLRRKPSVTNRLTSRKSAPVLNQIFEEGESDDEFDMDENLPPKLSRLKMNIASPGTVHKRYHRRKSQGRGSSCSSSETSDDDSESRRRLDKDSGFTYSWHRRDSSEGPPGNQGDGGGQSKPSNGSTGVDKTSPSDNKGGGSPSNTSGGNNNNSSGNSRNCSGSGNSMQQSPRSAGELVESLKLMGLCLGSQLHNGAKYIIDPQNNLSFSSVKVQEKSSWKMCISSNGTASKTAPTGSIKLFSDQMSDTANELELLKSKNFKNNVLQLPLCEKTISVNIQRNPKEGLLCTASQASCCHVI